GGATATCCTGTTGGTCTGCGTTCAGCTTCACCTTATAGAGCGACTCCAGGGCGAAGGAGGCCTGCGGGTTGAGTGCATACAGGTATAGCAGGCCCACCAGCATGATGAGCGAGCCGACGAAGGTGTAGATAAAGAATTTGAAGGTGACCTGGATCCGGCGTTCCCCACCCCAGCCGGAGGAAAGGAAGTATACGGGGATCAGGGCCAGTTCCCAGAAGAAATAGAACAGCAGGCCGTCCATCGCCAGGAACACCCCCATCAGACCCGCCTGTGACAACAGGAGGAGCCCGTAGTACACCGAGGGGTTCTTATACGTATTCCGGTAGGTGGAGACCAGCACCAGCACCAGGGAGACGCCGGTCAGGAGGACCAGGATGGCGCCCATGCCGTCTATAGACAGCGTGAAGGAGGCGCCCAGGCCTTGCAGCCAGCTCGCGTGAAAGCTACGCGCCGTGGCGCTCTTATCCATGGCTGCCGCGACGGAAACGCCGAGGGTTGCCAGGGAAGACAGCAAGGACCAGATCTTTGCGGCATTCCCCTGTTTGAGCAGGAATGCGATGCACCCGGTTACGAGAGGGATCAGAAAAAGTAACAATGCTAACATATCGCCTACCCGGTTTTATAGAAAAATTTGTACGATAAAAAGAATGATCACCCCGATCACCATCAACAGGACGTAAGCGCCCACCTGCCCGCTTTGCAGGAGGCGTATCTGCCGGCTGCTGTATTGCACGAGCCTCCCGGCGCCGTTGACGATCCCGTCCAACCCCCGCTCGACGTACTTGTTCAGGAAACCGGCCAGCGCGTTGATCGGCCGGACGATGACCGCATCATAGAGCTCGTCCACATACCACTTGTTCTCCAGGATCTTTGCAAAACCCGTGGCTTCTTTTGCCGGACCGGTATAGCCTTTGAACTTCGTCCATCCCCAGATCGAGACAGCCGCGATCAACAGCAAGCTCACGATCGTCAACACCCATTCCGTTCCGGGAGCCGGACTGGCGGAAGCGGCGATTTCCTGGGAGGAGGCAAACACCGGCGCCAGGAATTTCTCCAGGATGTGCGCGTCGGGCTTTATATATTCCGGTATACCCAGGAAACCGGCGAAAATCGCCAGCACCGCCAGGATCACCAAGGGAATCGTGATGGCGGCAGGGCTTTCGTGGAGGTGGTGTTCCTGCTCGTGCGTACCCCGGAACTTACCTAAGAAAGTGAGGCTCAGCAACCGGAACATATAAAATGCTGTAAATAACGACCCCAACAAGCCAACAGCATACAACACGGGGTTGTGTGCATAGGCGTGTGAGAGAATTTCATCCTTGGAGAAGAACCCTGCGAATGGGAAAATTCCGGCGATGGCAAAGGTCCCGACCCAGAATGTCCAATAAGTCACCGGCATATATTTGCGTAGCCCTCCCATCTTACGGATGTCCTGTTCCCCACCCATGGCGTGGATCACGCTCCCCGCGCCGAGGAACAACAGGGCTTTGAAGAAGGCATGGGTCATCACATGGAAGACGGCGCCGGTATACGCACCTACGCCAAGCCCCAGGAACATATAGCCCAGTTGGCTGACCGTGGAATACGCCAGCACCTTTTTGATGTCGTTTTGCTGGATCGCGATGGACGCCGCCAGGATGGCCGTACAAAGACCGATGACGGCGATGACGGCTTGTGTGGCCGGGGCCAGCGTATACATAACGTTGCTCCGGGCGATCATATAGATCCCCGCGGTCACCATCGTCGCCGCATGGATCAAGGCGGATACCGGCGTGGGACCCGCCATGGCGTCGGGCAACCATGTATAGAGGGGGATCTGCGCCGACTTACCCGTGGCCCCGATAAACAACAGCAGGGTAATGCCGGTCAGCACAGGGGCGGTGGCGCCGCCCTGGCAGCGGGTAAAGACATCCGCATAATTGAGCGAGCCGAATTGCGCCAGGATCCAGAAGATGCCGATCAGGAACGCCAGGTCCCCGATACGGTTCATGATAAATGCCTTCCTGGCGGCGTAGTTATAGTCCCCGTTGGTAAACCAGAAGCCGATCAGGAGGTAGGAGCACAAACCGACGCCTTCCCAACCGATAAACAGGATGACATAGTTCGCGCCCAGCACCAGCAGGAGCATCGAGAACACAAACAGGTTCAGGTAGGAGAAATAACGCGCGAAATGGTGCGGTTTCTCCTCGTGCATATACGAGGTGGAGTAAATATGGATCAACGACCCGACCCCGGTGATGATGAGAAGGAACAGCGAAGAAAGCTGGTCCACCTGGAAAGCAAAAGAGATGTTCAGAGAACCCGTGTGGATGAAATCGAACAACCGGACGGTCACCGGCATAAAGCCCGGCGTCCGGACTTCGTTAAAGATCATCACGCTTACCACGAAGGAGGCCAGCACTGTCGCACAGCCGATCAGGCCCGTCAGGGTCCTGGACAAGACGTTGCGTCCCAGGCCGATCACCAAGAACCCGACGAGCGGGAACAGCGGTACTAAGTAAACAAATTGGCTCATATCTAGTGTTTCAACCGGTTCAAGAAGTTAACGTCCACCGAGTGCGTATTCCGGTACATCATGACGATGATCGCCAGACCCACACTCACTTCCGCTGCCGCCACGACCATGATGAAAAAAACGAAAATCTGCCCTTCCGTACCCACCGTCGAGGCCGCGCCCTGGTGCAGGGCTGCTACCTGGTGGTGCATCTTGGAAAAGGCCACCAGCAACAGGTTCACCGCATTCAACATCAATTCGATGCACATGAAGATGATGATGGCGTTCCGCCGGGTCAGTACGCCCGTGACGCCGATGCAGAAAAGGATGATCCCGAGAAAAATATAATTGTTGATTGGCATAGTCGCTTTAGTTTTTCTTCCCTATAACCACCGCGCCGACCATGGCGCTCAGGAACAACACGCTCGATACCTCGAACGGCAGCACATACGTCTTGAACAAGGCCTGGCCCAGGTTTTGGATCAACCCGATCGACCCCGTGCCAAGCTCCGCCATTTTCGACTTCGTCTCCGCGTCCTTGAGGGAGGCGACCAGGATCAGCAGGAGACAGCCCCCCGCCACCACACCGGCCAGTTGCAGCCACTTGTTCTTTTGGGGCTCCGCGTCAGCGTCGAGATTCATCAACATGATCACGAACAGGAAAAGGACCATGATCGCCCCGGCATACACAATCACGTTCACGATAGCCAGGAATTGCGCGTTCAGCAGGATATAGTGTCCCGATATGGCCATAAAGGTGATGATCAGCCAAAGAACGCTATAGACCGGATTCTTGCGCGTAATGACCATCAGGGCGCCGAAAACGGTAAGGATGGATAGGAACCAGAATAATATTTGCGTAATGCTCATCGTCAGTATGGTTTAGTGTTGCCCCTTGGCCTTTGCGTATTCCTCCGGTTGTGTCTTCGGGTCCGGAATCAGGAGCTCCGGCTTGCCATAAATAAAGCCCTTGCGCTGATAGTTCGCGGGGGCAAACGTTTCGGAAAGGTAGATCGCGTCCTTGGGGCAGGCTTCCTCGCACAGACCGCAGAAGATACAGCGAAGCATGTTGATCTCATACCGGGCCGCGTACTTCTCTTCCCGGTACAGGTGTTCTTCGCCGGGTTTGCGCTCGGCGGCTTCCATGGTGATGGCTTCCGCCGGACAGGCCACGGCGCAAAGACCGCAGGCGGTGCAGCGTTCACGACCTTCCTCGTCCCTGTTCAATACCTGGGTTCCGCGGAACACAGGGCTGAAGGGGCGTTTTTCCTCGGGATACTTGATCGTCGCCTTTTTCTTGAAAAAGTGGCGCAGCGTGATCGCCATCCCTTTCGCGATATTCCACAGGTAGATCCTTTCCAGCCAGGTCATCGGCCGGCGGTCTACTGCTTTTGCCTTATTGGTGAGTGCGTTCATAAACAATTTTTATTTTTTCAGCCACAGGATCACAGCCCCCGTGATCACCATGTTGAGAAGCGCCAGGGGGATCAGCGCGTTCCAACCCAGCCGCATCAGCTGGTCATAACGGAAGCGCGGTATCGTCCAGCGGATCCACATGAATACGAATATGAAGAAGACCGTTTTTGCAAAAAGCGCCAGGCCACCCACGATCGCTGCCACGTTCGGGTCGGCGATGTGTACATAGGGAATATTGTAGCCCCCGAAGAAGAGCGTCGCCATGATCGCACTGCTGATAAACATATTGACGTATTCGGCGAAGAGGTAAAAGCCGAGTTTCATGGAAGAATACTCCTGGTGGTAACCGAAGTTCAATTCGTTCTCCGCTTCCGACAGGTCAAAGGGCGTGCGGTTACACTCCGCCAGTGCGCAGATAAAAAAGATGATAAAACCCAAAGGTTGATACAGCACATTCCATAGTCCATGTGATTGTTGTTCCACGATCGTCTTGAGCGAAAGCGAACCTGTCAGCATCAGCAGGGCAATCAGCGAAAGGCCCATGGCCAGTTCATAGGAAATGATCTGGGATGCCCCGCGGATGGCGGCGAGCAACGAGAACTTGTTGTTCGACGCCCAGCCGCCCATCATGATTCCATACACGCCCATGCTCACCACACCGAATATATACAGGATCCCGATGTTCACGTCCGCGATCTGCAAAGGAACGTCGTGCCCCGATACCTTTAAAGGACTCGACCAGGGGATGACGGCACTCGTCATCATCGCCGTCAGCATCGCCAGGCAGGGCCCCAGGAGAAAGAGGAACTTGTTGGAGCTGGCAGGGAAGATCTCTTCCTTCATAAAGAGCTTCATACCATCCGCCAGGGGCTGCAGGAGACCCAGGGGACCGGCACGATTGGGCCCGATCCGGTCCTGCATATAGGCAGCGACCTTGCGCTCTCCCCAGGTGGAATACATAGCCACGCCAAGAGAGACCGATATGATCACTACGATCAGGACCAGCTTTTCTACCAGAAACATCCAATCAATCGCTAAAAGATGCATAAACTTATTTTTCTTTCCCGTTAAAATCGTCTGAATGCGCCGGACCCGGCAACAGCGACAGGTCTACAGAAGGCTGGTTCACCTGGCTCACGCTGTGTATATCCATCAGCAGCCGGGGCGGACGTCCCATGACTTCCGGTTCGATCTCCGTCGGTTTGTGGGCACCCACATAATGGTTGGCCGAAATGACCGAATGCCGGTCGATCTTCGAAGGCCCTTCGATCACCCAGTCGGCGGTTTTTTTCTTTTCAAAGCGGCAGTCGTTACAGATCCAATCCTCCACTTCCCCAAACTCATCCTTACGCGCCGTCACGCGGAACACCTCGTCCCCCCGGTACCACAGTTGTACTTTGCCCGAACACTTGGGGCAGTCGCGGTGCGCGTCCACCGGTTTGAGGAACCATACGCGGTTTTTGAAACGGAACGTTTTGTCCGTAAGCGCCCCCACCGGGCAAACGTCGATGACGTTCCCGATAAAGTCGTTGTCCAGCGCCGTTTTGATATAGGTCGCGATTTCCGCGTGTTCGCCCCGGTCGAGGATCCCATGCACCCGTCGGTTGGTCACCTGGTCCGCGGTATATACGCAGCGGAAGCACATGATGCACCGCGTCATGTGCAATTGGATATACGGCCCCAGGTCATGCTTTTCAAACGTGCGCCTCGGAAACTGGTAACGCGTCCCGCTCGCGCCATGCTCGTAGCTCAGGTCCTGCAGATGACATTCCCCGGCCTGGTCGCAGATCGGGCAATCGAGGGGGTGATTGATGAGCAGGAACTCGACCACGCCTTTACGGGCATCGATCACCTTTTCGCTGGTGATGTTCTTGACAACCATCCCGTCCATGATATTGGTCCGGCACGAGGCCACGAGCTTCGGCATCGGCCGCGGATCGGCCGTGCTCCCTTGTGCCACTTCCACCAGACAGGTCCGGCACTTACCGCCGCTACCTTTCAACTTGGTATAGTAACACATGGCCGGTGGAGCTACTTCGCCCCCGATCATCCGGGCGGCGTTGAGAATGCTTGTCCCCGGTTCCACCTCTATGGTTATGTTGTCGATCGTAACCTTGAACATCTTTTTTTCGTCGCTCATAGAAAAAAAATTTAAGCCGTGGCAGCTGGTACAGGCCGGGGATCCGCATAATGTGCGAGCCCGTAGTTGCGCTTCAGGCACTCATCCGGGTTGTTCACGTGCCATTCGAACTCGTCCCTGAAGTGACGGATGGCCGCAGCCACCGGCCACGCGGCCGCGTCTCCCAATGGACAAATCGTATTTCCTTCGATCCTGCGCTGGATGTCCCAAAGCAGGTCTATATCACTTTTTTGGCCCTTTCCGTATTCGATGTTTTTGAGGATCCGGTGCATCCAGCCCGTGCCTTCCCGGCAGGGGGAACACTGGCCGCAGCTCTCGTGTTGATAAAAACGCGCCAGGGTCATCGTATGCCGGACCACGCACTGGTCCTCGTCCAGGACGATAAAACCCCCGGACCCCATCATGGATCCGGTGGCAAAACCACCGTCGCCCAGGCTTTCGTACGTCATCATGCGCGTTTCCCCTTTTGCGGTCTTGAGCAACAGGTTGGCCGGGAGGATGGGCACCGACGATCCGCCCGGGATACACGCCTTCAGGCGTTTCCCTTTCGGGATACCGCCGCAATATTCGTCAGAATAAATAAACTCTTCCACCGAGATCGTCATGTCGATCTCGTATACACCCGGTTTGTTGATGTTCCCGCAAGCGGAGATCAGCTTTGTCCCCGTGGACTTGCCCACCCCGATCTTGGCGTATTCTTCCCCGCCCATGTTGATGATGGGGACGACCGCGGCCAGGGATTCCACGTTGTTCACCACCGTGGGCCGGTCCCAGGCGCCTTTGACCGCCGGGAAGGGCGGTTTGATACGCGGGTTCCCCCGTTTCCCTTCCAGGGATTCGATCAGGGCCGTTTCTTCCCCGCAGATGTACGCCCCTGCACCTCGGTGAACATAGATGTCACAGTCAAAACCGCTACCGAGAATATTTTTCCCCAGCCAGCCGTTGTTCTTTGCTTCAACGATGGCCTGGTCCAGGATGTCTGCCACCCAGGCATATTCACCCCGGATATAGATATAGGTTGCGTTGGAACCCAAGGCATAGGAAGACACGATCAACCCCTCGATCAGGAGGTGCGGAAGGAACTCCATCAGGTAACGGTCCTTGAACGTACCGGGCTCGGACTCATCCGCGTTACAAACCAGGTGACGGGGCACACCTTCCGGCTTGGCGATAAAGCTCCACTTCATCCCGGTCGGAAAGCCCGCACCCCCGCGGCCCCTGAGACCGCTCTTCTTCACTTCTTCCACGACCTGTTCCGGGCTAAGGTTCTTCAAGGCTTTTTCCACGCTGGCATAGCCGCCTTCCCTGCGATAGGTATCGTAGTACCGGATGCCTTCCACGTGTGCCTTTTCCAATAACAGTTTGCGTCCCATATCTATATTGTGATGCTATCTATAATTTAAACCGGACCCCGCCGCTGACGAGACCCAGGTAGCCGTAACCCGCTTCCAGGAAGAACTTGACCTTGGCTCCGACCTCTGCCCCCACCGGGGTGATCTGGTAAGAAAAACCGGATCCTTTCGTGTTGTTGTCGGGGGTTTCGTTGGAGCTGTTGTACGTCAGCTTGGAGTGTACACCGTATACACCGCCTGCCAGGCCGCCATACATCTTGAAGCCGGGAAAGCTCCAATAGGACCATTGGACCCTGGCCATGGCCGTCCAATAACCATGCGTTGTCTTTTCCTCTCCGTACACCTCCTGGTTGATCGAGGTAGAGAAATAACTGAAGTTGTTCTTTATCTGAATCGACTCATACGAGCCTTCCACACCCACGGTAACCCGCCAGATCTTTGCAAATGCCGCTGCGTGAAAGGCGCCGGTGCTCGTTACCGTTTCGGAACCCCGGACGGAGTTGGAGAAAAATTCGGCACGTGTCTTGGCATCTCCCGACAGGATGGGGGGCGTAAAACCACCGTACCCGATTTCAATACCCGGGTTCAACAACTGCGCCTGGGCAAAACAGCCCAAGCCTCCGACAAACAACAGAATCAGGATTGTTCTCTTCATTTTGGTTTTGATTATCATTGAAGACACACTTTTTTTAGCGAGTTAAGCGCGCTTCATCTATGATCAGGTCGACTTTTTCTTTGGTCAGGTGTTCCCGGTAGGTATTGCCCAACTGCATCATGGGTGCGTATCCGCAAGCCCCCAGGCATTCCACGGGTTTTAGCGTAAACAGACCGTCGGCCGTGGTTTCCCCCGGAGCGATCCCCAGCTTTTCCCGGATGTAGGCAATGATGTCGTCGCTTCCGTTCAACATGCAAGGTCCCGTCTGGCAGACTTCCAGTACGTACTTACCCACCGGTTTCGTATTCAGCATGGAATAAAAGGTCGCGACCTCGTACACCTCGATGGGCTCCAGTTCCAGGAGGCCCGCCACATAGTCCATCACCGGCACATCCAGCCATCCCCCGAAAGTATCCTGGGCAATATGCAGAACAGGAATCAAGGCGCTTTTTTGCCTTCCCTCCGGGTAGTGGGAAACGATTTCTTTGACCTTGGCTAGTGTTTCTTCAGAAAACTGTATCATCATTAATAAGAATCAGATTAAGCGTCCATTTCTCCCGCGATGAGGTTGAGGCTGCTCATGGTGATCACCGCGTCGCTCAGCATACTCCCCTGGGTCAGTTCCGGGTACGACTGGTAGTAAATGAAACAAGGCCTCCGGAAGTGCAACCGGAAAGGCGCCCGGCCTCCATCGCTGATCAGGTAGAAACCCAGTTCTCCGTTCGCGCCTTCGACGGAATGGTATACTTCACCCTTGGGCATATCCACCTCTCCCATGACAATTTTGAAGTGCCAGATCAAGGCCTCCATCTTCGTATATACGTCTTGTTTTTTCGGCAGGTAATATTCCGGGGTGTCGGCGTGGTACACTTCCGCTTCAGCACCCTTGAAAGACTGTACTTTTTCGTATGCCTGGCGAAGGATGCTAAGCGATTGCCACATTTCCTGTTCCCTCACCAGCCAACGGTCATAGTTATCGCCCGTCGAACCCACCGGTATGGTAAAGGAGAAGTCCTCATAAGAGGAATAAGGTTGCGTGACCCGCACGTCATAGTCTACCCCGGCCGCCCGAAGGTTGGGCCCGGTAAACCCATAGTTGAGCGCCCTTTCCGCAGAGATGCCCCCTGTTCCCATCGTCCGTTCCATGAAGATGCGGTTGCGCATAAACATGTTCTCGAACTCCTTGAGTACGGCGGGATATTCGTTCAGGAATTTTTCCAGCTTTGTAAACGCGGTATTGGTAAAGTTCCTCTCGAAACCACCGATCCGGCCGATGTTTGTCGTCAGCCTCGACCCGCACACCTCCTCGTAGATCTCATAAATCAGTTCCCGGTACTGCATCACATACAGAAAGCCGGTATAGGCGCCCGCGTCCACCCCTACGATGGAGTTGCAGATCAGGTGATCCGAAATACGCGCCAGCTCCATGATGATCACCCGCAGGTAGTCCACGCGTTTGGGAGTCTTGACCCCCAACAGCTTTTCGCAGGTGAGGTGCCAACCCATATTGTTGATGGGGGAGGAACAATAATTCAGACGGTCCGTCAGGGGCGTGATCTGGTACAACGGACGACGCTCGGCAATCTTTTCGAAAGCCCTGTGGATGTAGCCCACCGTCGACTCCGCGGACACGATCCGCTCCCCGTCCAGCTCCAATATATTCTGGAATACCCCGTGCGTTGCCGGGTGGGTGGGCCCCATATTGAGCGTGGTGGTCGTCTTTTCGATCGACCCATCCGGCAATTTAACGTGTTGGTGTTGTTCTGACATAACTGCGGTTTATATTCCTATATGCCCCCCGCGTCCGAACATCTCGTCGTCCTTGTCTATACGCGTCTGGTCTTCCAGGGGATATTCTTTCCTGAGCGGGAAATAATCCATTTCGTCCACGTTCAGAATTCGTTTCAGGTTGGGATGCCCCACGAAATTGACCCCGAAAAAGTCGTAGGTCTCCCGCTCCATCCAATTAGCGCCT
This region of Dinghuibacter silviterrae genomic DNA includes:
- the nuoL gene encoding NADH-quinone oxidoreductase subunit L; this encodes MSQFVYLVPLFPLVGFLVIGLGRNVLSRTLTGLIGCATVLASFVVSVMIFNEVRTPGFMPVTVRLFDFIHTGSLNISFAFQVDQLSSLFLLIITGVGSLIHIYSTSYMHEEKPHHFARYFSYLNLFVFSMLLLVLGANYVILFIGWEGVGLCSYLLIGFWFTNGDYNYAARKAFIMNRIGDLAFLIGIFWILAQFGSLNYADVFTRCQGGATAPVLTGITLLLFIGATGKSAQIPLYTWLPDAMAGPTPVSALIHAATMVTAGIYMIARSNVMYTLAPATQAVIAVIGLCTAILAASIAIQQNDIKKVLAYSTVSQLGYMFLGLGVGAYTGAVFHVMTHAFFKALLFLGAGSVIHAMGGEQDIRKMGGLRKYMPVTYWTFWVGTFAIAGIFPFAGFFSKDEILSHAYAHNPVLYAVGLLGSLFTAFYMFRLLSLTFLGKFRGTHEQEHHLHESPAAITIPLVILAVLAIFAGFLGIPEYIKPDAHILEKFLAPVFASSQEIAASASPAPGTEWVLTIVSLLLIAAVSIWGWTKFKGYTGPAKEATGFAKILENKWYVDELYDAVIVRPINALAGFLNKYVERGLDGIVNGAGRLVQYSSRQIRLLQSGQVGAYVLLMVIGVIILFIVQIFL
- the nuoK gene encoding NADH-quinone oxidoreductase subunit NuoK, whose protein sequence is MPINNYIFLGIILFCIGVTGVLTRRNAIIIFMCIELMLNAVNLLLVAFSKMHHQVAALHQGAASTVGTEGQIFVFFIMVVAAAEVSVGLAIIVMMYRNTHSVDVNFLNRLKH
- a CDS encoding NADH-quinone oxidoreductase subunit J family protein; its protein translation is MSITQILFWFLSILTVFGALMVITRKNPVYSVLWLIITFMAISGHYILLNAQFLAIVNVIVYAGAIMVLFLFVIMLMNLDADAEPQKNKWLQLAGVVAGGCLLLILVASLKDAETKSKMAELGTGSIGLIQNLGQALFKTYVLPFEVSSVLFLSAMVGAVVIGKKN
- the nuoI gene encoding NADH-quinone oxidoreductase subunit NuoI, with translation MNALTNKAKAVDRRPMTWLERIYLWNIAKGMAITLRHFFKKKATIKYPEEKRPFSPVFRGTQVLNRDEEGRERCTACGLCAVACPAEAITMEAAERKPGEEHLYREEKYAARYEINMLRCIFCGLCEEACPKDAIYLSETFAPANYQRKGFIYGKPELLIPDPKTQPEEYAKAKGQH
- the nuoH gene encoding NADH-quinone oxidoreductase subunit NuoH, whose protein sequence is MHLLAIDWMFLVEKLVLIVVIISVSLGVAMYSTWGERKVAAYMQDRIGPNRAGPLGLLQPLADGMKLFMKEEIFPASSNKFLFLLGPCLAMLTAMMTSAVIPWSSPLKVSGHDVPLQIADVNIGILYIFGVVSMGVYGIMMGGWASNNKFSLLAAIRGASQIISYELAMGLSLIALLMLTGSLSLKTIVEQQSHGLWNVLYQPLGFIIFFICALAECNRTPFDLSEAENELNFGYHQEYSSMKLGFYLFAEYVNMFISSAIMATLFFGGYNIPYVHIADPNVAAIVGGLALFAKTVFFIFVFMWIRWTIPRFRYDQLMRLGWNALIPLALLNMVITGAVILWLKK
- a CDS encoding 2Fe-2S iron-sulfur cluster-binding protein, with amino-acid sequence MSDEKKMFKVTIDNITIEVEPGTSILNAARMIGGEVAPPAMCYYTKLKGSGGKCRTCLVEVAQGSTADPRPMPKLVASCRTNIMDGMVVKNITSEKVIDARKGVVEFLLINHPLDCPICDQAGECHLQDLSYEHGASGTRYQFPRRTFEKHDLGPYIQLHMTRCIMCFRCVYTADQVTNRRVHGILDRGEHAEIATYIKTALDNDFIGNVIDVCPVGALTDKTFRFKNRVWFLKPVDAHRDCPKCSGKVQLWYRGDEVFRVTARKDEFGEVEDWICNDCRFEKKKTADWVIEGPSKIDRHSVISANHYVGAHKPTEIEPEVMGRPPRLLMDIHSVSQVNQPSVDLSLLPGPAHSDDFNGKEK
- the nuoF gene encoding NADH-quinone oxidoreductase subunit NuoF, whose amino-acid sequence is MGRKLLLEKAHVEGIRYYDTYRREGGYASVEKALKNLSPEQVVEEVKKSGLRGRGGAGFPTGMKWSFIAKPEGVPRHLVCNADESEPGTFKDRYLMEFLPHLLIEGLIVSSYALGSNATYIYIRGEYAWVADILDQAIVEAKNNGWLGKNILGSGFDCDIYVHRGAGAYICGEETALIESLEGKRGNPRIKPPFPAVKGAWDRPTVVNNVESLAAVVPIINMGGEEYAKIGVGKSTGTKLISACGNINKPGVYEIDMTISVEEFIYSDEYCGGIPKGKRLKACIPGGSSVPILPANLLLKTAKGETRMMTYESLGDGGFATGSMMGSGGFIVLDEDQCVVRHTMTLARFYQHESCGQCSPCREGTGWMHRILKNIEYGKGQKSDIDLLWDIQRRIEGNTICPLGDAAAWPVAAAIRHFRDEFEWHVNNPDECLKRNYGLAHYADPRPVPAATA
- a CDS encoding NADH-quinone oxidoreductase subunit NuoE family protein, with translation MMIQFSEETLAKVKEIVSHYPEGRQKSALIPVLHIAQDTFGGWLDVPVMDYVAGLLELEPIEVYEVATFYSMLNTKPVGKYVLEVCQTGPCMLNGSDDIIAYIREKLGIAPGETTADGLFTLKPVECLGACGYAPMMQLGNTYREHLTKEKVDLIIDEARLTR
- a CDS encoding NADH-quinone oxidoreductase subunit D, which translates into the protein MSEQHQHVKLPDGSIEKTTTTLNMGPTHPATHGVFQNILELDGERIVSAESTVGYIHRAFEKIAERRPLYQITPLTDRLNYCSSPINNMGWHLTCEKLLGVKTPKRVDYLRVIIMELARISDHLICNSIVGVDAGAYTGFLYVMQYRELIYEIYEEVCGSRLTTNIGRIGGFERNFTNTAFTKLEKFLNEYPAVLKEFENMFMRNRIFMERTMGTGGISAERALNYGFTGPNLRAAGVDYDVRVTQPYSSYEDFSFTIPVGSTGDNYDRWLVREQEMWQSLSILRQAYEKVQSFKGAEAEVYHADTPEYYLPKKQDVYTKMEALIWHFKIVMGEVDMPKGEVYHSVEGANGELGFYLISDGGRAPFRLHFRRPCFIYYQSYPELTQGSMLSDAVITMSSLNLIAGEMDA